From the Martelella mediterranea DSM 17316 genome, one window contains:
- the nth gene encoding endonuclease III, translated as MTKTRTTVSTQRRKKSNRARPSAYSEAEIREIFRRFEIQRPEPKGELEHTNPFTLLVAVALSAQATDVGVNKATRALFAEVETPQQMLDLGEEGLISHIKTIGLYRNKAKNVIAMSRKLIDDFGGEVPRTREELVTLPGVGRKTANVVMSMAFGHATIAVDTHIFRIANRIGLAPGKTPDEVEAKLERVIPDEYLFHAHHWLILHGRYVCKARKPDCPACVIADICKAAEKTSEMPAPLVPIG; from the coding sequence ATGACAAAAACCAGAACCACAGTCAGCACCCAAAGGCGCAAAAAGTCAAATCGCGCGCGGCCGAGCGCCTATAGCGAGGCGGAAATCCGCGAGATTTTTCGCCGCTTCGAAATCCAGCGGCCGGAGCCGAAGGGCGAGCTCGAGCACACCAACCCGTTCACGCTGCTGGTGGCCGTGGCACTCTCCGCCCAGGCCACCGATGTCGGCGTCAACAAGGCGACCCGGGCGCTGTTTGCGGAGGTCGAGACGCCGCAACAGATGCTGGACCTCGGCGAGGAAGGGCTGATCTCGCATATCAAGACGATCGGGCTTTACCGCAACAAGGCCAAGAACGTGATCGCGATGAGCCGCAAGCTGATCGACGATTTCGGCGGCGAGGTGCCGCGGACGCGCGAAGAGCTGGTGACGCTGCCCGGCGTCGGCCGCAAGACCGCCAATGTGGTGATGTCGATGGCGTTCGGCCATGCGACGATCGCCGTCGACACCCATATCTTCCGCATCGCCAACCGCATCGGCCTCGCGCCCGGCAAGACGCCGGACGAGGTCGAGGCGAAGCTGGAACGGGTGATCCCGGACGAATACCTGTTCCACGCCCACCACTGGCTGATCCTGCACGGCCGTTATGTCTGCAAGGCCCGCAAGCCGGACTGTCCGGCCTGCGTGATCGCCGATATCTGCAAGGCCGCGGAGAAGACCTCGGAAATGCCGGCGCCGCTGGTGCCGATCGGGTGA
- the fdhA gene encoding formaldehyde dehydrogenase, glutathione-independent, with product MASASNRGVIFQGAGKVTVETIDFPKLALGERRCDHGVILKILTTNICGSDQHMVRGRTTAPKGLVLGHEITGQVIECGRDVEFISVGDIVSVPFNIACGRCRNCKEGKTGICLNVNPSRPGAAYGYVDMGGWVGGQAEYVMVPYADFNLLKFPDREQAMEKITDLTLLSDIFPTGFHGCVTAGVGPGSIVYIAGAGPVGLAAAASARLLGAACVIVGDMIPERLRQAKSFGCEAIDLRQDATLGDMVAEITGTPEVDAFVDCVGFEAHGCGHDHSHEQPATVLNSAMDLTRAGGQIGIPGLYVTEDPGAADKAAQKGALSLRFGLGWAKSHSFHTGQCPVMRYNRALMQAILYGRVDIAKAVNVELITLDDAPRGYADFDGGAAKKFVIDPHGMVAA from the coding sequence ATGGCAAGTGCATCGAACCGCGGCGTGATATTTCAGGGCGCCGGCAAAGTGACTGTCGAAACGATCGATTTTCCGAAACTGGCGCTGGGAGAACGCCGGTGTGATCACGGCGTGATCCTGAAGATCCTGACCACAAATATCTGCGGCTCCGACCAGCACATGGTGCGCGGCCGCACCACGGCGCCGAAGGGCCTCGTGCTCGGGCATGAGATCACCGGACAGGTGATCGAATGCGGGCGCGATGTCGAATTCATCAGCGTCGGCGACATCGTTTCCGTGCCGTTCAACATTGCCTGCGGGCGCTGCCGCAATTGCAAGGAAGGCAAGACCGGCATCTGCCTCAACGTCAATCCGTCGCGCCCGGGTGCTGCCTATGGTTATGTCGACATGGGTGGCTGGGTCGGCGGGCAGGCCGAATACGTCATGGTGCCCTATGCCGATTTCAACCTGCTGAAATTCCCCGATCGCGAACAGGCGATGGAGAAGATCACCGATCTGACGCTGCTGTCCGACATCTTCCCGACCGGCTTCCACGGCTGCGTGACGGCGGGCGTCGGGCCCGGCTCGATCGTCTATATCGCCGGCGCCGGGCCGGTCGGCCTTGCCGCCGCAGCCTCCGCGAGGCTTCTGGGCGCTGCCTGCGTCATCGTCGGCGACATGATCCCCGAGCGTTTGCGGCAAGCCAAAAGCTTCGGCTGCGAGGCCATAGACCTCAGGCAGGATGCGACGCTAGGAGACATGGTGGCCGAGATCACCGGCACGCCGGAGGTGGATGCCTTTGTCGATTGCGTCGGTTTCGAGGCCCATGGCTGCGGCCATGATCACAGCCACGAGCAGCCGGCCACCGTGCTGAATTCGGCCATGGACCTGACCCGCGCCGGCGGCCAGATCGGCATTCCGGGTCTTTACGTGACCGAAGATCCCGGCGCGGCGGACAAGGCGGCACAGAAGGGCGCACTCAGCCTGCGCTTCGGCCTTGGCTGGGCGAAGTCGCATTCCTTCCACACCGGCCAATGCCCGGTGATGCGCTATAACCGGGCGCTGATGCAGGCGATCCTCTATGGCCGGGTGGATATCGCAAAGGCGGTGAATGTCGAGCTCATAACGCTCGACGACGCCCCGCGCGGCTATGCCGATTTCGATGGCGGGGCGGCGAAGAAATTCGTCATCGATCCGCATGGCATGGTCGCCGCCTAA
- a CDS encoding nuclear transport factor 2 family protein, which yields MQPETERRLMEMLEREELFDLVRRERFARDQGRFDVMRECFHDDAYVRTSWYDGKGGAAYVDSTRAFMQKVRGGKHWVFPAYARINGDRATVESPAMIFNRAKLEDIAVDFHVFCRFFSRCVREDGSWKIMSFEVLFERDVMSALNPREALPIDWDRLESFRPSYCFLSYLQGSRGITVNQNLLGDDRPEELAAFHEGEEAWLRGA from the coding sequence ATGCAGCCCGAAACCGAACGACGCCTGATGGAGATGCTGGAGCGCGAGGAACTTTTCGATCTCGTCCGCCGGGAACGTTTCGCCCGCGACCAGGGGCGGTTCGACGTGATGCGCGAATGCTTTCATGACGACGCCTATGTGCGCACCAGCTGGTATGACGGCAAAGGCGGCGCCGCCTATGTCGATTCCACCCGCGCCTTCATGCAGAAGGTGCGCGGCGGCAAGCACTGGGTGTTTCCAGCCTATGCCCGCATCAACGGCGACAGGGCGACCGTGGAAAGCCCGGCGATGATCTTCAACCGCGCGAAGCTTGAGGACATCGCGGTCGATTTCCACGTGTTCTGCCGCTTCTTCTCGCGCTGCGTGCGCGAGGACGGAAGCTGGAAGATCATGAGTTTCGAAGTGCTGTTCGAGCGCGACGTCATGAGCGCGCTCAACCCGCGCGAGGCGCTGCCGATCGACTGGGACAGACTGGAAAGCTTTCGCCCGAGCTACTGTTTCCTGTCCTATCTCCAGGGGAGCCGCGGCATCACCGTCAACCAGAACCTGCTCGGCGACGACCGCCCTGAAGAGCTGGCCGCCTTCCATGAGGGCGAGGAGGCGTGGTTGAGAGGCGCCTGA
- a CDS encoding aldehyde dehydrogenase family protein — translation MDALEIYIDGNWVKPDGAREMAIINPADERQIGRVALGSAADVDRAVAAARRAFDAWSTTTRAERLEALRRIVDGFRARLPELARLMTMEMGVPITFSTERQATVALFHFEEAIRVLETYEFERAEPTGIIRREPIGVCGMITPWNWPLNQMASKIAPALATGCTMVLKPSEIAPLSARALAEIIDAAGVPPGVFNLVQGDGPTVGEAIASHPEVDMVSITGSAGAGIRVAKLAADTIKRVAQELGGKSANILLPDADMAKAVAAGVHACNTNAGQNCQSPTRMLVPRANRDEAIAAARGAIDTIVLGDPMDPKTTMGPLVSQSQFDKVQALIASGIDEGATLVAGGPGRPAAANAGYFVRPTVFADVTPDMRIAREEIFGPVLSMMFYDSEGEAVAIANDTPFGLAGFVQSPDPERARKIANRIRAGRVYYNGAPFDRSLPFGGYKQSGNGREFGLAGFEEYLETKALVGFTA, via the coding sequence ATGGACGCGCTGGAAATCTATATCGACGGGAACTGGGTGAAGCCTGACGGCGCGCGCGAGATGGCGATCATCAACCCGGCCGACGAGCGCCAGATCGGCCGCGTGGCGCTCGGCTCCGCCGCCGATGTCGATCGCGCCGTCGCCGCCGCGCGCCGCGCCTTCGACGCCTGGTCCACGACCACCCGCGCGGAGAGGCTGGAAGCGCTCCGTCGCATCGTCGATGGTTTTCGGGCGCGGCTGCCGGAACTCGCCCGGCTGATGACGATGGAAATGGGCGTGCCGATTACCTTCTCCACCGAGCGGCAGGCGACGGTGGCGCTGTTTCACTTCGAGGAGGCGATCCGGGTTCTGGAGACCTATGAATTCGAGCGCGCCGAGCCGACCGGCATCATCCGGCGCGAGCCGATCGGCGTCTGCGGCATGATCACGCCGTGGAACTGGCCGCTGAACCAGATGGCCTCCAAGATCGCGCCGGCGCTCGCCACCGGCTGCACCATGGTGCTGAAGCCGAGCGAGATCGCGCCGCTGAGCGCAAGGGCGCTTGCCGAGATCATCGATGCGGCCGGCGTGCCCCCCGGCGTCTTCAACCTCGTCCAGGGCGACGGCCCGACCGTCGGCGAGGCGATCGCAAGCCATCCGGAGGTCGACATGGTCTCGATCACCGGTTCGGCGGGCGCGGGCATCCGCGTCGCAAAGCTTGCCGCCGACACGATCAAGCGCGTGGCGCAGGAGCTTGGCGGCAAATCCGCAAACATCCTCCTGCCGGATGCCGACATGGCAAAGGCCGTCGCCGCCGGCGTCCATGCCTGCAACACCAATGCCGGCCAGAACTGCCAGTCGCCGACCCGCATGCTCGTGCCGCGCGCAAATCGCGACGAGGCGATCGCTGCCGCCCGGGGCGCGATCGACACGATCGTGCTCGGCGACCCGATGGACCCGAAGACCACGATGGGCCCGCTGGTGAGCCAGTCCCAGTTCGACAAGGTGCAGGCGCTGATCGCCTCCGGCATCGACGAGGGCGCGACGCTGGTTGCAGGCGGGCCCGGCCGCCCGGCCGCCGCCAATGCCGGCTATTTCGTGCGCCCGACGGTGTTCGCCGACGTGACGCCCGACATGCGGATCGCGCGCGAGGAGATTTTCGGCCCGGTGCTGTCAATGATGTTCTATGACAGCGAGGGCGAGGCGGTCGCGATCGCCAACGACACGCCCTTCGGCCTCGCCGGCTTCGTGCAGTCGCCCGATCCCGAACGCGCGCGCAAGATCGCCAATCGCATCCGCGCCGGACGGGTCTATTATAATGGCGCGCCGTTTGACCGGTCGCTGCCCTTCGGCGGCTACAAACAATCCGGCAATGGTCGTGAATTCGGCCTTGCCGGCTTCGAGGAATATCTGGAAACCAAGGCGCTGGTCGGCTTTACGGCCTGA
- a CDS encoding MaoC family dehydratase: MRRYFEDFEVGETWTSKTISLSEADIIRFAGEYDPQPMHTDPEAAAKGRFGSLIASGWQLAALTMRLFVEAGGYGETPMVGLGIDELRWRRPVKPGDQLTVTREVVEASRHEKRPEYGRIRTKVTMTNQDGETVMTYTSLGQVPARNAG; encoded by the coding sequence ATGCGGCGCTATTTCGAGGATTTCGAGGTCGGCGAGACCTGGACCAGCAAGACCATTTCCCTGTCGGAGGCCGATATCATCCGCTTTGCCGGCGAATATGATCCGCAGCCGATGCATACCGATCCGGAAGCTGCGGCCAAGGGCCGGTTCGGTTCGCTGATCGCCAGCGGCTGGCAGCTTGCGGCCCTTACCATGCGCCTGTTCGTCGAGGCGGGCGGATATGGCGAGACCCCGATGGTCGGCCTCGGCATCGACGAGTTGCGCTGGCGCCGGCCGGTCAAGCCCGGCGATCAGCTGACCGTAACCCGAGAGGTCGTGGAAGCCTCAAGGCATGAGAAACGTCCGGAATATGGCCGTATCCGCACCAAAGTGACGATGACCAACCAGGATGGCGAGACGGTGATGACCTATACCTCCCTCGGTCAGGTACCGGCGCGCAATGCAGGGTAG
- a CDS encoding alpha/beta fold hydrolase, translating into MAAGDAPGAFLAYERRSNKGGCMVGEISRRDFFVTTRDGVRIAIREVADKEAPDRSVPMILMHGTRIPGLSEYDLDVPHGSLAEDLARRGHRCYIVDGRGFGRSERPPEMEAPPAKTRPLYRTLELTRDLDAAVDHLCDASGHDRAGMFGWGVGGTCVMAYAALFPEKVSHLVLYVMMYGAAGNHPKFCHGSQWEDPARPGHFNRPHFGNYTFNAVDMLTREWDRQIPIADKTAWRDPAIVKAFEQALIDGDPTAKDRDPPTYRSPNGMLEDLFLMGIGHKLVDASQVYARVMIVRPEFDTLSRKDDMDALAADLINAAEVLYWQPENTTHYILFDRPERGRDAMLGEMEAFLGR; encoded by the coding sequence ATGGCGGCAGGGGATGCGCCCGGCGCCTTCCTCGCCTATGAACGACGCAGCAACAAGGGAGGATGCATGGTGGGCGAGATCAGCCGCAGGGATTTTTTCGTAACGACGCGCGACGGCGTGAGGATCGCGATCCGCGAGGTGGCGGACAAGGAGGCCCCCGACCGGTCGGTGCCGATGATTCTGATGCACGGTACTCGCATTCCCGGCCTTTCGGAATATGACCTCGACGTGCCGCATGGCTCGCTTGCCGAAGATCTCGCCAGGAGAGGGCACCGCTGCTACATCGTCGATGGCCGCGGTTTCGGCCGGTCCGAGCGTCCGCCGGAGATGGAGGCGCCGCCTGCAAAGACCAGGCCGCTTTACCGCACGCTGGAACTGACGCGCGATCTCGACGCCGCCGTCGACCATCTGTGCGACGCGAGCGGGCACGACAGAGCCGGCATGTTCGGCTGGGGCGTCGGCGGCACCTGCGTCATGGCCTATGCGGCGCTCTTTCCGGAAAAGGTCAGCCATCTCGTGCTCTACGTGATGATGTATGGCGCGGCCGGCAACCACCCGAAATTCTGCCATGGCTCGCAATGGGAGGATCCGGCGCGGCCCGGGCATTTCAACCGGCCGCATTTCGGCAATTATACCTTCAATGCCGTCGATATGCTGACCCGCGAATGGGACCGGCAGATCCCGATCGCGGACAAGACCGCATGGCGCGATCCGGCGATCGTCAAGGCGTTCGAGCAGGCGTTGATCGACGGCGATCCGACCGCGAAGGACCGCGATCCGCCGACCTATCGCAGCCCCAATGGCATGCTGGAAGACCTGTTCCTGATGGGCATCGGCCACAAGCTGGTCGACGCCAGCCAGGTCTATGCACGCGTCATGATCGTGCGTCCGGAATTCGATACGCTGAGCCGGAAGGATGATATGGACGCGCTTGCGGCCGATCTGATCAACGCGGCGGAAGTGTTGTACTGGCAGCCGGAAAACACCACGCATTACATCCTGTTCGATCGGCCGGAACGCGGGCGAGATGCGATGCTCGGTGAAATGGAGGCTTTTCTGGGACGCTGA
- a CDS encoding tripartite tricarboxylate transporter substrate binding protein, translating to MNKRIFETIVLGMTAMTATGAYAATCPDGFPEKPIQMLVGYGAGGGTDAIARALAAEIEESQGWTVIVDNKPGAGGGVMSAMLMNMKPDGYAIGVGATGTVALNPYENNDTPYTYESFDYLGTAMQINYGLVALVDRPYQNLEEFIAYAKENNGATIAVGGKSQEILVDQMAKHYDVNLIAVPSKGAADALQSTLGGHVDATTQGTQHVQQIKAGAMNQLASLTDARVPYAPDSPSLVEVGLDATIEGQTIFMIPKGVDPAIKTCLEEALDEAVNSESYGELMTRLENEPLNLGPQGTADRIAKNAMFYKTYLGK from the coding sequence ATGAACAAGAGAATTTTCGAGACGATCGTGCTTGGCATGACCGCAATGACGGCAACCGGCGCCTATGCCGCAACCTGCCCGGATGGCTTTCCGGAAAAGCCGATCCAGATGCTGGTGGGCTATGGCGCCGGCGGCGGCACGGATGCGATCGCGCGCGCGCTCGCGGCCGAAATCGAGGAAAGCCAGGGCTGGACGGTGATCGTCGACAACAAGCCGGGCGCCGGCGGCGGCGTGATGTCGGCCATGCTGATGAATATGAAGCCGGATGGCTATGCGATCGGCGTCGGCGCGACCGGCACGGTGGCGCTGAACCCCTATGAGAATAACGACACGCCTTATACCTATGAGAGCTTCGACTATCTGGGCACGGCGATGCAGATCAATTACGGCCTCGTCGCGCTGGTCGACCGGCCCTACCAGAACCTTGAGGAATTCATCGCCTATGCCAAGGAAAACAATGGCGCGACCATTGCGGTGGGCGGCAAGAGCCAGGAAATCCTCGTCGACCAGATGGCCAAGCATTACGATGTCAACCTGATCGCGGTGCCGAGCAAGGGCGCTGCCGACGCGCTGCAATCCACCCTCGGCGGCCATGTGGATGCGACCACGCAGGGCACCCAGCATGTGCAGCAGATCAAGGCCGGCGCGATGAACCAGCTCGCTTCGCTCACCGATGCGCGCGTGCCCTATGCGCCGGATTCGCCCTCGCTGGTGGAGGTCGGGCTGGATGCCACGATCGAGGGCCAGACCATCTTCATGATCCCCAAGGGCGTCGATCCGGCGATCAAGACCTGCCTTGAAGAGGCGCTCGATGAGGCGGTGAATTCCGAAAGCTACGGCGAGTTGATGACCAGGCTTGAAAACGAGCCGCTCAATCTCGGGCCGCAGGGCACGGCGGACAGGATCGCCAAGAACGCGATGTTCTACAAGACCTATCTCGGCAAGTGA
- a CDS encoding tripartite tricarboxylate transporter TctB family protein → MQFERLIGGAAIIFGGFLLFYLIPDQVTASAGPIDPSLFPRIAAWLFILLGAVQLVMKPREAAGFDGYEFARLVGLTLAVLVAALAMPRIGFLPSAVALMVVICAFMFERRYAWLAATIAAVPVGTWFVFVIVMGRPLPAIPF, encoded by the coding sequence ATGCAGTTTGAACGTCTGATCGGGGGAGCCGCCATCATCTTCGGCGGTTTCCTTCTCTTCTACCTGATCCCCGATCAGGTCACCGCCAGCGCCGGGCCGATCGACCCGTCGCTGTTTCCAAGGATCGCGGCCTGGCTGTTCATCCTGCTCGGCGCGGTGCAGCTCGTCATGAAGCCGCGCGAGGCGGCCGGGTTCGACGGCTACGAATTCGCCCGTCTCGTCGGTCTCACCCTCGCCGTGCTTGTGGCGGCGCTTGCCATGCCGCGGATCGGCTTCCTGCCGTCGGCGGTGGCGCTGATGGTGGTGATCTGCGCCTTCATGTTCGAGCGGCGCTATGCCTGGCTTGCGGCAACCATCGCCGCAGTGCCGGTCGGCACCTGGTTCGTCTTCGTCATCGTCATGGGCCGCCCGCTGCCCGCAATCCCGTTCTGA
- a CDS encoding tripartite tricarboxylate transporter permease codes for MPDFATIIGGLTDALTLTNILYIILGVAVGQIVGAIPGMTLLMALAIAIPLTYTLDTLTALAFLISVNKGGTVGGAIPAILINTPGTPESAATALDGHPMAKKGRPMKAMKYSLYYSVFGDISSDIVLITISAPLALVALRMGPIEITALMILAFTVITGLVGNSMVKGLMAAALGFLFASVGIDPGLGTPRFTFGSLDLYDGLPLTAMSIGLLAVSEIFRQIAATTRATSTASPIRVRSDDPEDRGVTFAELMANKYVAIRAFVIGTVIGAIPGLGSATAGFLSYSVTKQTAKDPESFGKGDPRGIAASEAANSAVVGANLIPLLTLGIPGNIAAALLVSAFIIHGVQPGPLLFEEQGRLIYGLFGAMLIANFCNLGVGQVGMRIWSLAIAAPNSVVYPAALLLCITGAYVTAGSMFGVYIMLAFGVLGYFMQRFGFSVVAFIIGYVLTPELESKMVQSILISRGDPMVVFQHPIALVLLALSVVSIVYLGPRKRTKKPEPEPIED; via the coding sequence ATGCCTGATTTTGCAACCATTATCGGCGGGCTGACGGACGCGCTCACGCTCACCAATATTCTGTATATCATCCTCGGCGTCGCCGTCGGCCAGATCGTCGGCGCCATTCCTGGCATGACGCTGCTGATGGCGCTCGCGATCGCCATTCCGCTTACCTATACGCTCGACACGCTGACGGCGCTGGCCTTCCTGATTTCGGTCAACAAGGGCGGCACGGTCGGCGGCGCCATCCCGGCAATCCTGATCAACACGCCCGGCACGCCGGAATCGGCGGCGACCGCGCTGGACGGGCATCCGATGGCCAAGAAGGGCCGGCCGATGAAGGCGATGAAATATTCGCTTTATTACTCCGTCTTCGGCGACATTTCGAGCGACATCGTGCTGATCACCATCTCGGCGCCGCTGGCGCTGGTGGCGCTCCGCATGGGTCCGATCGAGATCACCGCGCTGATGATCCTCGCCTTCACGGTGATCACCGGGCTTGTCGGCAATTCGATGGTGAAGGGGTTGATGGCGGCGGCGCTCGGCTTTCTGTTCGCCTCGGTCGGTATCGATCCGGGGCTGGGCACGCCGCGCTTCACCTTCGGCTCGCTCGATCTTTATGACGGCCTGCCGCTGACGGCGATGTCGATCGGGCTGCTTGCCGTTTCCGAGATCTTCCGTCAGATCGCCGCGACCACGCGGGCGACCAGCACGGCCTCGCCGATCCGGGTGCGCTCCGATGATCCGGAGGACAGGGGGGTCACCTTCGCCGAGCTGATGGCGAACAAATATGTCGCGATCCGCGCCTTCGTGATCGGGACCGTGATCGGCGCGATCCCGGGGCTCGGGTCCGCGACGGCAGGATTTCTGTCCTATTCCGTCACCAAGCAGACGGCGAAGGACCCGGAAAGCTTCGGCAAGGGCGATCCGCGCGGCATCGCGGCGTCGGAGGCCGCCAATTCCGCGGTGGTCGGCGCAAATCTGATCCCGCTCCTGACGCTCGGCATTCCCGGCAATATCGCGGCCGCCCTTCTGGTCAGCGCCTTCATCATCCACGGCGTACAGCCCGGACCGCTGCTGTTCGAGGAGCAGGGACGACTGATCTACGGCCTGTTCGGCGCGATGCTGATCGCCAATTTCTGCAATCTCGGCGTCGGCCAGGTCGGCATGCGGATCTGGTCGCTGGCGATCGCCGCGCCCAATTCGGTGGTCTATCCGGCGGCGCTGCTGCTCTGCATCACCGGGGCCTATGTGACCGCCGGTTCGATGTTCGGCGTCTACATCATGCTCGCCTTCGGCGTTCTCGGCTATTTCATGCAGCGTTTCGGCTTTTCGGTGGTCGCCTTCATCATCGGCTATGTGCTGACGCCGGAGCTGGAATCGAAGATGGTGCAGTCGATCCTGATCAGCCGCGGCGACCCGATGGTCGTGTTCCAGCATCCGATCGCGCTCGTGCTGCTGGCGCTTTCGGTGGTTTCGATCGTCTATCTGGGGCCGCGCAAGAGGACAAAGAAGCCGGAACCCGAGCCGATCGAGGACTGA
- the coaA gene encoding type I pantothenate kinase, whose product MIAGFEETLVADGDGSGTTVSPYRFFTAEEWSHFRADTPLTLTAEEVRKLRSLNDPIELEEVRRIYLSLSRLLSSHVESSQMLFRQRGRFLNFGEADAKTPFIIGVAGPVAVGKSTTARLLKQLLARWPSSPKVDLVTTDGFLYPNAVLEMEGLMRRKGFPESFDTAAILRFLSAIKAGMPNVKAPLYSHLSYDVLPGDFVTVDRPDILIFEGINVLQARDLPAGGRMVPMVSDFFDFSIYIDASTDLIHHWYVERFMKLRQTAFRDPASYFHRYALLTEEDALSTAEDLWNNINMKNLVENILPTRPRADLILRKGRDHLVETVALRKL is encoded by the coding sequence ATGATCGCCGGTTTCGAGGAAACGCTTGTCGCGGACGGTGATGGTTCCGGCACAACGGTCTCGCCCTACCGCTTCTTTACCGCCGAGGAATGGTCGCATTTCCGCGCTGACACGCCGTTGACGCTGACGGCGGAGGAGGTGCGCAAGCTCCGCTCGCTGAACGACCCGATCGAGCTGGAAGAGGTGCGGCGCATCTACCTGTCGCTGTCGCGGCTGCTGTCGAGCCATGTCGAATCCTCGCAGATGCTGTTCCGCCAGCGCGGCCGGTTCCTCAATTTCGGCGAGGCGGACGCCAAGACCCCCTTCATCATCGGCGTCGCCGGCCCCGTTGCGGTCGGCAAGTCGACCACGGCGCGCCTGCTGAAGCAGCTCCTCGCCCGCTGGCCGTCGAGCCCCAAGGTCGATCTCGTTACCACCGACGGTTTTCTCTATCCCAATGCCGTGCTGGAGATGGAAGGGCTGATGCGGCGCAAGGGCTTTCCCGAAAGCTTCGACACCGCCGCGATCCTGCGCTTCCTCTCGGCGATCAAGGCCGGCATGCCGAATGTGAAGGCGCCGCTCTATTCGCATCTGAGCTATGACGTGCTGCCCGGCGACTTCGTCACCGTCGACCGTCCCGATATCTTGATCTTCGAGGGCATCAACGTGCTGCAGGCCCGCGACCTGCCGGCCGGTGGGCGGATGGTGCCGATGGTATCGGATTTCTTCGACTTCTCGATCTATATCGACGCCAGCACCGACCTCATCCACCACTGGTATGTCGAGCGCTTCATGAAGCTGCGCCAGACCGCCTTCCGCGACCCGGCCTCCTATTTCCATCGCTATGCGCTGCTGACCGAAGAGGACGCGCTGTCGACGGCGGAGGATCTCTGGAACAACATCAACATGAAAAACCTCGTCGAAAACATCCTCCCCACCCGCCCGCGCGCCGACCTGATCCTGCGCAAGGGCCGCGATCATCTGGTGGAAACGGTCGCGCTCAGAAAGCTCTGA
- a CDS encoding phosphoribosyl-ATP diphosphatase, translating to MSEFTLADLEAIVGTRAAASPEESWTAKLVASGQRKAAKKLGEEAVEAVIAAIAEDRQNLVEESADVLFHLLVVLKIAGIPLSDVMDELARRTGQSGLAEKAGRTSS from the coding sequence ATGTCAGAATTCACGCTTGCCGATCTGGAGGCAATTGTCGGAACCCGCGCAGCGGCTTCGCCCGAGGAAAGCTGGACCGCCAAACTGGTTGCCAGCGGACAGCGCAAGGCTGCCAAGAAGCTGGGCGAGGAAGCCGTCGAAGCGGTGATCGCGGCGATTGCCGAAGACAGACAGAACCTTGTCGAGGAAAGCGCCGACGTGCTGTTCCATCTTCTCGTGGTTCTGAAGATCGCCGGCATCCCGCTCTCCGACGTCATGGATGAGCTTGCCCGACGCACAGGTCAGTCCGGCCTCGCCGAGAAGGCAGGACGCACGTCGTCATGA
- the hisF gene encoding imidazole glycerol phosphate synthase subunit HisF — MTLKARVIPCLDVKDGRVVKGVNFVDLIDAGDPVEAAEAYDAAGADELCFLDITATSDNRETIFDVVTRTAEHCFMPLTVGGGVRTVADIRKLLLCGADKVSINSAAVKNPDFVAEAADKFGNQCIVVSIDAKRRETPAGEGDSAWEIFTHGGRQPTGIDAVKFAKKVVALGAGEIMLTSMDRDGTKAGYDLELTRTLADAVSVPVIASGGVGTLDHLVEGIRDGHATAVLAASIFHFGTYSIGEAKQYMADSGIAVRLD; from the coding sequence ATGACCCTCAAAGCCCGCGTCATACCCTGTCTCGACGTCAAGGACGGTCGGGTCGTCAAGGGGGTCAACTTTGTTGATCTGATCGATGCCGGCGATCCGGTGGAGGCTGCGGAGGCCTATGATGCGGCGGGCGCGGATGAGCTCTGCTTTCTCGACATCACCGCCACTTCCGACAATCGCGAGACCATCTTCGACGTTGTGACCCGCACCGCCGAGCATTGCTTCATGCCGCTGACCGTAGGCGGCGGGGTGCGCACGGTGGCCGATATCCGCAAGCTGCTGCTCTGCGGGGCCGACAAGGTGTCGATCAATTCGGCGGCGGTGAAGAACCCGGATTTCGTGGCCGAAGCCGCCGACAAGTTCGGCAATCAGTGCATCGTGGTGTCGATCGATGCCAAGCGGCGCGAAACGCCGGCGGGCGAAGGCGACAGCGCCTGGGAAATCTTCACCCATGGCGGCCGCCAGCCGACCGGCATCGACGCGGTGAAATTTGCGAAGAAGGTCGTCGCTCTCGGCGCGGGCGAGATCATGCTGACCTCGATGGATCGCGACGGCACCAAGGCTGGCTACGATCTCGAACTGACCCGTACGCTTGCCGATGCGGTTTCCGTGCCGGTGATCGCGTCGGGCGGCGTCGGCACGCTCGATCATCTGGTGGAAGGCATCCGCGATGGCCACGCCACCGCCGTTCTGGCTGCGTCAATTTTTCACTTCGGCACCTATTCCATAGGCGAGGCGAAACAGTATATGGCTGACAGCGGGATTGCCGTCAGGCTCGACTGA